A genomic window from Synechococcus sp. CBW1107 includes:
- a CDS encoding M67 family metallopeptidase: MGSGWPERFAVDWHQLTVLRAVLAAVAPQEGCALLLGDPAPSAPGVPAPARLRLIWPCLNVWPESEQRVERFAIDPREQLLAQKWGRRRGWQVLGSAHSHPSTAAVPSVTDRAWAFPPALMLILGSSGEVRAWWISESAADPSALPAARELALITPVAPPAEGGEDLGE; this comes from the coding sequence ATGGGCAGCGGCTGGCCAGAGAGGTTTGCGGTTGATTGGCATCAGCTGACCGTTCTGCGGGCCGTGCTGGCTGCCGTGGCGCCCCAGGAGGGCTGTGCTCTGCTTCTGGGGGACCCCGCGCCCTCGGCCCCCGGAGTGCCGGCTCCCGCCCGTCTGCGGCTGATCTGGCCTTGCCTGAACGTCTGGCCGGAAAGCGAGCAGCGTGTCGAGCGTTTCGCCATTGACCCCCGCGAGCAGTTGCTGGCCCAGAAGTGGGGTCGGCGGCGTGGCTGGCAGGTGCTCGGCTCGGCCCACAGCCATCCCAGTACGGCGGCGGTCCCCTCCGTCACCGATCGCGCCTGGGCCTTCCCTCCGGCCTTGATGCTGATCCTCGGCTCCTCCGGGGAGGTGCGGGCCTGGTGGATCTCGGAGTCGGCCGCTGATCCCTCCGCCCTGCCGGCTGCGCGGGAACTGGCCCTGATCACGCCGGTTGCCCCTCCAGCAGAGGGGGGCGAGGATTTGGGAGAGTAG
- the crtD gene encoding C-3',4' desaturase CrtD, protein MPAAPAAQRLAVSSSAAISPATDAARLDVTVIGGGIAGLSAAALLARDGLSVQLLEAHSQTGGCAGTFRRGPYVFDVGATQVAGLEPGGIHDRLFRHLGVEAPAATPLDPGCVVDLCDGQAPVRLWRDPERWRQERQRQFPGSEPFWSLCAALHAANWSFAGRHPVLPPRTLWDLGQLLRALRPANLASGALALASVADLLRLSGCGGNPRLRRFLDLQLRLYSQEPAEGTAALYGASVLTMAQAPLGLWHLQGSMQALSATLETALAARGGHLHLRHRVTSLQPAQPKGWCVRGEGPDGGAFTSLSRDVVVTLPPQALAGLLGEAMPETYRERVSGFPDPSGALVFYGAVERSLLPAECPAHLQIDWADPGSLFVSVSREGDGRAPAGQATVIASVFTQARPWLELEREAYAKAKAKAMAGIQDGLERNLGLDTAAWRHRELATPRGFARWTGRPYGFVGGLGQHPSRFGPFGLASRTPLPGLWLCGDSIHPGEGTAGVTLSALMASRQLLQARGRSLALP, encoded by the coding sequence ATGCCGGCCGCACCCGCCGCCCAGCGCTTGGCCGTCAGCTCCTCCGCCGCCATCTCCCCTGCCACGGATGCCGCGCGACTGGATGTGACGGTCATCGGCGGCGGCATCGCCGGGCTGAGCGCCGCCGCGCTGCTGGCCCGGGACGGTCTCTCGGTGCAGCTGCTGGAAGCCCACAGCCAGACGGGGGGCTGCGCCGGCACCTTTCGACGTGGGCCCTATGTCTTCGATGTCGGGGCCACCCAGGTGGCGGGGCTGGAGCCTGGTGGCATCCATGACCGACTGTTCCGCCATCTGGGGGTCGAAGCACCGGCGGCCACCCCGCTCGATCCAGGCTGCGTGGTGGATCTCTGCGACGGCCAGGCCCCCGTCCGCCTGTGGCGGGACCCTGAGCGCTGGCGCCAGGAGCGGCAGCGGCAGTTCCCCGGCAGTGAGCCCTTCTGGAGCCTGTGCGCCGCCCTGCATGCGGCCAACTGGTCCTTCGCGGGGCGCCATCCGGTGCTGCCTCCCCGCACCCTCTGGGACCTGGGCCAGCTGCTGAGGGCACTGAGGCCCGCCAATCTCGCCAGCGGGGCCCTGGCCCTCGCCAGCGTGGCCGATCTGCTGCGCTTGAGCGGCTGTGGAGGCAATCCTCGCCTGCGGCGCTTCCTGGATCTCCAACTGCGCCTGTACTCCCAGGAACCGGCCGAGGGAACCGCCGCCCTCTACGGCGCCAGCGTGCTGACCATGGCCCAGGCGCCCCTGGGCCTGTGGCACCTCCAGGGTTCGATGCAAGCCCTCAGCGCCACGCTCGAAACCGCCCTGGCCGCCCGGGGTGGTCACCTGCACCTCCGCCATCGGGTGACGAGTCTTCAACCGGCGCAACCGAAGGGCTGGTGCGTGAGGGGGGAGGGGCCGGACGGGGGAGCCTTCACCAGCCTCAGCCGTGATGTGGTCGTGACACTCCCCCCCCAGGCTCTGGCCGGTCTGCTGGGGGAGGCGATGCCCGAGACCTACCGCGAGCGGGTCAGCGGCTTCCCCGACCCCAGCGGGGCGCTGGTGTTCTATGGCGCAGTCGAGCGCTCCCTGCTGCCAGCGGAGTGTCCGGCCCATCTGCAGATCGACTGGGCGGACCCGGGATCGTTGTTCGTGTCGGTGAGCCGCGAGGGAGATGGGCGGGCGCCGGCGGGTCAGGCCACGGTGATCGCCAGCGTCTTCACCCAGGCACGCCCCTGGCTGGAGCTGGAAAGGGAGGCCTATGCAAAGGCCAAGGCGAAGGCCATGGCCGGGATTCAGGACGGCCTGGAGCGGAACCTGGGGCTCGACACCGCGGCCTGGCGCCACAGGGAACTGGCGACTCCCCGGGGATTCGCCCGCTGGACCGGGCGGCCCTACGGGTTCGTGGGCGGGCTGGGGCAGCATCCCTCCCGCTTCGGCCCCTTCGGCCTGGCCAGTCGCACCCCCCTCCCGGGGCTGTGGCTCTGCGGCGACAGCATCCACCCCGGCGAGGGCACCGCGGGGGTGACCCTTTCAGCATTGATGGCCAGCAGGCAACTGCTGCAGGCTCGTGGCAGAAGCCTGGCCCTGCCCTAG
- the recA gene encoding recombinase RecA produces MPADSKSTDLRAAQPRSSSATAAGAAERDKALNLVLGQIERNFGKGSIMRLGDASRMRVETMPTGALTLDLALGGGYPKGRVVEVYGPESSGKTTLTLHAIAEAQRRGGVAAFVDAEHALDPVYAAALGVDVENLLVSQPDTGEMALEIVDQLVRSAAVDIVVVDSVAALTPRAEIEGEMGDLAVGSQARLMSQAMRKITGNIGKSGCTVIFLNQLRQKIGVTYGNPETTTGGNALKFYASVRLDIRRIQTLKRGTEEYGIRAKVKVAKNKVAPPFRIAEFDILFGRGISTLGCVIDLAEETGVVIRKGAWYSYGGDNIGQGRDNTINWLEQNPEQKEQIEAEVRRRLTEGADVTANSLKPLAAAAAKLAASSSAASSASESGESVLDSEAASLESAAS; encoded by the coding sequence CCCAGCCCCGCTCCTCGAGCGCAACGGCGGCCGGGGCGGCCGAGCGCGACAAGGCCCTCAACCTCGTCCTGGGCCAGATCGAGCGCAACTTCGGCAAGGGCTCCATCATGCGCCTGGGGGATGCCTCCCGGATGCGGGTGGAAACCATGCCCACCGGTGCCCTCACCCTGGATCTGGCCCTGGGCGGCGGGTATCCCAAGGGCCGGGTGGTGGAGGTCTATGGGCCGGAGAGTTCCGGCAAGACCACCCTCACCCTCCATGCCATCGCCGAGGCGCAGCGCCGCGGCGGTGTGGCCGCCTTCGTGGATGCCGAGCATGCGCTCGATCCGGTCTACGCCGCGGCTCTGGGGGTCGATGTGGAGAACCTGCTGGTTTCCCAGCCCGACACCGGTGAAATGGCCCTGGAGATCGTTGATCAGCTGGTGCGCTCCGCCGCGGTCGACATCGTTGTGGTCGACTCGGTCGCAGCCCTGACTCCCCGCGCCGAGATCGAGGGGGAGATGGGGGACCTTGCGGTGGGCAGCCAGGCACGGCTGATGAGCCAGGCGATGCGCAAGATCACCGGCAATATCGGCAAGTCTGGCTGCACGGTGATCTTCCTCAACCAGCTGCGTCAGAAAATCGGCGTCACCTACGGCAATCCCGAAACCACCACTGGCGGCAACGCCCTCAAGTTTTATGCCTCGGTGCGGCTCGACATCCGCCGCATTCAGACCCTCAAGCGCGGCACAGAGGAATACGGCATTCGCGCCAAGGTCAAGGTGGCGAAGAACAAGGTGGCGCCGCCCTTTCGCATCGCTGAGTTCGACATTCTTTTCGGTCGTGGCATCAGCACCCTGGGCTGTGTGATCGATCTGGCGGAGGAAACCGGTGTGGTGATCCGCAAAGGTGCCTGGTACAGCTACGGCGGGGACAACATCGGTCAGGGCCGCGACAACACGATCAACTGGCTGGAGCAGAACCCGGAGCAGAAGGAGCAGATCGAGGCCGAGGTTCGGCGGAGGCTCACTGAGGGAGCTGATGTGACGGCCAATTCGCTCAAGCCACTGGCGGCAGCTGCCGCCAAGCTGGCCGCCAGCAGTTCCGCCGCTTCGTCGGCATCGGAATCAGGCGAGTCAGTGCTGGACTCCGAGGCTGCCTCTCTGGAATCTGCCGCCAGCTGA
- a CDS encoding prephenate/arogenate dehydrogenase, which yields MTTLWRERPVGVVGLGLIGGSIGLDLMALDVDVRGLVHRQATVERARQRGLARQVSTDPAVLTGCALVLLALPLDQLLAPSPELLAALPKQAVIADLASVKAPVLAAWEPLVPRFVATHPMAGTAAAGVEAGQPNLFRGRPWVATPTLHTDPEAMAQIRDLARDLGARWLECDAQDHDRAVALISHLPVLVSAALLRAAEQGAEAAPRAAMPQLVRALASSGFADTTRVGGGNPELGTLMARSNRAAVVEALGQYRQALDGLEGLLERHDWEGLARELESCRALRPEFL from the coding sequence ATGACAACCCTCTGGCGTGAGCGACCGGTGGGAGTGGTGGGTCTGGGCCTGATCGGTGGCTCGATCGGGCTTGACCTGATGGCCCTTGACGTGGATGTGCGTGGACTCGTTCACCGCCAGGCCACGGTGGAGCGGGCCCGGCAGCGGGGCCTGGCCCGCCAGGTGAGCACGGATCCGGCGGTGCTCACGGGCTGTGCGCTCGTGCTGCTGGCCCTGCCGCTCGATCAGCTGCTGGCGCCCTCGCCGGAGCTGCTGGCGGCTTTGCCGAAGCAGGCGGTGATCGCTGATCTGGCCTCGGTGAAGGCGCCGGTGCTGGCGGCCTGGGAGCCGCTTGTTCCGCGCTTCGTGGCCACCCACCCGATGGCCGGCACAGCCGCGGCCGGTGTGGAGGCGGGCCAGCCGAACCTGTTTCGCGGCCGCCCCTGGGTGGCCACCCCCACGCTTCATACCGACCCGGAGGCCATGGCACAGATCCGCGACCTGGCGCGCGACCTCGGGGCCCGATGGCTGGAGTGCGACGCCCAGGACCATGACCGGGCCGTGGCCCTGATCTCCCACCTGCCGGTGCTGGTGAGCGCCGCCCTGTTGCGGGCTGCGGAGCAGGGCGCGGAGGCGGCACCCAGGGCGGCCATGCCTCAGCTGGTGCGTGCTCTGGCCTCCAGCGGCTTCGCGGACACCACCCGGGTGGGTGGCGGCAATCCCGAGCTGGGCACCCTGATGGCACGGAGCAACAGGGCCGCCGTGGTCGAGGCCCTCGGGCAGTACCGCCAGGCCCTTGACGGCCTTGAGGGCCTGCTCGAGCGGCACGACTGGGAGGGGCTGGCCAGGGAGCTGGAGAGCTGCCGGGCTCTGCGGCCGGAGTTTCTCTGA
- the moeB gene encoding molybdopterin-synthase adenylyltransferase MoeB: MLPPDISGVHLSPDEVARFSRHLILPEVGMAGQKRLKAASVLCVGTGGLGSPLLLYLAAAGVGRLGIVDFDVVDHSNLQRQVIHGTSWVGKPKIESAKARILEINPHCQVDLYETALTSENALEIIEPYDLVCDGTDNFPTRYLVNDACVLLGKPNVYGSIFRFEGQATVFNLDAESPNYRDLFPEPPPPGMVPSCAEGGVVGVLPGIIGVIQATEAVKIITGIGTTLSGRLLLFDALAMKFRELKLRPNPERPVIDRLIDYQEFCGVGGTAPGQEEAGSVPSITVAELKTVIDGQLEEILLLDVRNPPEADIAVIPGSVLMPLDRIESGEAIEDVRRLAEGKRLYVHCKLGGRSAKALLALGRHGIEGVNVTGGIQAWSEQVDPAVPLY; the protein is encoded by the coding sequence ATGCTTCCCCCTGACATCAGCGGCGTTCACCTCAGTCCCGACGAGGTGGCGCGTTTTTCCCGTCATCTGATCCTGCCGGAAGTGGGCATGGCGGGGCAGAAGCGTCTCAAGGCCGCCTCCGTGCTCTGCGTAGGCACCGGCGGGCTGGGTTCCCCACTCCTGCTTTATCTGGCCGCAGCCGGAGTGGGCCGACTCGGCATCGTCGACTTCGACGTGGTGGATCACTCCAACCTGCAGCGCCAGGTGATCCACGGCACCAGCTGGGTGGGCAAGCCCAAGATCGAATCGGCGAAGGCGCGCATCCTCGAGATCAACCCCCACTGCCAGGTGGATCTCTATGAAACGGCACTCACCAGCGAGAACGCGCTCGAGATCATCGAGCCCTACGACCTGGTCTGCGACGGGACCGACAACTTCCCCACCCGCTACCTGGTCAACGATGCCTGCGTCCTGCTGGGCAAGCCCAATGTCTATGGCTCGATTTTCCGCTTCGAGGGGCAGGCCACGGTCTTCAACCTCGATGCTGAAAGTCCCAACTACCGCGATCTCTTCCCCGAACCGCCGCCGCCGGGGATGGTGCCCTCCTGCGCCGAAGGCGGTGTGGTCGGGGTACTGCCCGGCATCATCGGCGTGATCCAGGCCACCGAGGCCGTGAAGATCATCACGGGCATCGGCACCACCCTCAGCGGCCGTCTGCTGCTCTTCGATGCCCTGGCCATGAAGTTCCGCGAGCTGAAGCTGCGGCCCAATCCCGAGCGGCCGGTGATCGACAGGCTCATCGACTACCAGGAGTTCTGCGGAGTGGGCGGCACGGCGCCGGGCCAGGAGGAGGCCGGCAGTGTGCCCAGTATCACCGTGGCCGAACTCAAGACCGTGATCGACGGCCAGCTGGAGGAGATCCTGCTGCTGGATGTGCGCAACCCCCCGGAAGCCGACATCGCCGTGATCCCGGGTTCCGTGTTGATGCCTCTCGACCGGATCGAGAGCGGTGAGGCCATCGAGGATGTGCGCCGGCTGGCCGAGGGCAAACGGCTCTACGTGCACTGCAAGCTGGGCGGGCGCAGCGCCAAGGCCCTGCTGGCCCTGGGACGCCATGGCATCGAAGGGGTGAATGTGACTGGGGGCATTCAGGCGTGGAGTGAGCAGGTGGACCCTGCCGTGCCGCTCTACTGA
- a CDS encoding cob(I)yrinic acid a,c-diamide adenosyltransferase, with the protein MAPTSSAASGASSRAIGIRTASDSHERSHGQLHVYDGDGKGKSQAALGVVLRTIGLGICERKRTRVLLLRFLKGPGRAYDEDAAIEALQQGFPHLIDQVRTGRGDFFSAQEATRFDRQEAQRGWDIAKGAIASALYSVVVLDELSPVLDLGLLEVDEVVRTLADKPAGMEVIVTGRGAPRSLVQLADLHSEMRAHRREANDSTGIAGIEIYTGEGKGKSTSALGKALQAIGRGISQDKSHRVLILQWLKGGSGYTEDAAIAALRESYPHLVDHLRSGRDAIVWRGQQQPIDYVEAERAWEIARAAISSGLYKTVILDELNPTVDLELLPVEPIMQTLLRKPAETEVIITGRCKNPPAYFDLASVHSEMVCHKHYAERGVDLKRGVDY; encoded by the coding sequence ATGGCACCGACCTCAAGCGCGGCCTCCGGTGCGTCGTCCCGGGCGATCGGCATCCGCACGGCCTCCGACAGCCACGAGCGCAGCCACGGCCAGCTGCACGTCTACGACGGCGACGGCAAAGGCAAGAGCCAGGCGGCCCTCGGTGTGGTGCTGCGCACCATCGGCCTGGGGATCTGCGAGCGCAAGCGCACCCGGGTGCTGCTGCTGCGCTTCCTCAAGGGACCCGGCCGCGCTTACGACGAAGACGCGGCAATCGAAGCCCTGCAACAGGGCTTCCCCCACCTGATCGATCAGGTGCGCACCGGTCGGGGCGACTTTTTCAGCGCCCAGGAGGCCACCCGCTTCGATCGCCAGGAAGCCCAGCGAGGCTGGGATATCGCCAAGGGCGCCATCGCCAGTGCCCTGTATTCGGTGGTGGTCCTGGATGAACTCAGCCCGGTGCTCGACCTCGGCCTGCTGGAGGTGGACGAGGTGGTGCGCACCCTCGCCGACAAACCGGCGGGCATGGAAGTGATCGTCACCGGCCGTGGCGCGCCGCGGTCGCTGGTGCAGCTCGCCGATCTGCACTCCGAGATGAGGGCCCACCGGCGCGAGGCCAACGACAGCACCGGCATCGCCGGCATCGAGATCTACACCGGCGAAGGCAAGGGGAAATCCACCAGTGCCCTTGGCAAGGCCCTGCAGGCGATCGGCCGGGGCATCAGCCAGGACAAGAGCCACCGTGTGCTGATCCTGCAGTGGCTCAAGGGCGGAAGCGGTTACACCGAAGATGCGGCAATCGCGGCCCTGCGCGAAAGCTATCCCCACCTGGTGGATCATCTCCGCTCCGGTCGAGATGCCATCGTCTGGAGAGGACAACAGCAGCCTATTGATTATGTCGAAGCGGAGAGGGCCTGGGAAATCGCCAGAGCTGCCATTTCCAGTGGTCTCTATAAAACTGTGATCCTCGATGAGCTCAATCCCACCGTGGATCTGGAGCTGCTGCCCGTTGAACCGATCATGCAGACCCTGCTGCGCAAACCAGCGGAAACGGAGGTGATCATCACCGGACGCTGCAAGAATCCCCCCGCCTATTTCGATCTGGCCAGTGTGCACTCCGAGATGGTCTGCCACAAGCACTACGCCGAGCGGGGCGTCGACCTCAAGCGGGGGGTGGACTACTGA
- a CDS encoding DUF2839 domain-containing protein, translating to MGEAKRRSDQGLPPRGPQKKPSSAKDQSPRLAPWLPLTRHQADRFVQVSTQGAWVGIAALVLFWITVRFIGPAVGWWTLSD from the coding sequence ATGGGAGAGGCCAAACGCCGCTCGGACCAGGGATTGCCGCCCCGCGGTCCCCAGAAGAAACCCAGTTCGGCCAAGGATCAGTCTCCGCGGCTGGCCCCCTGGCTGCCCCTGACCCGCCACCAGGCCGACCGCTTCGTTCAGGTCTCCACCCAGGGAGCATGGGTGGGAATCGCAGCCCTGGTGCTGTTCTGGATCACCGTGCGCTTCATCGGGCCGGCCGTCGGCTGGTGGACGCTCTCTGATTGA
- a CDS encoding fructosamine kinase family protein, with amino-acid sequence MREAWVRWLEETLGEEVERCRPVGGGCSHSAWALELAGGGRVFVKTNQARLLPVLEAEMEGLLALGEAAAAELVVPRPLHCALAGSQSLLVIDWLDLNPGGAGSGAAGAAADESDLAWEAAGAALARLHRRSASSGSQGFGWPRDNYIGSTPQPNRWSQDWGRFFAEQRLGPQLKFAESSGRRLKGSRKLLEFTPQWLNGHGAVPCLVHGDLWGGNAARMAPGSIAPGSAGVALFDPAVYRGDREVDLAMAQLFGGFPPAFFSGYEGEWPRPAGHSRRRRLYDLYHLLNHANLFGGGYWGQAQALIDELVA; translated from the coding sequence ATGCGCGAAGCCTGGGTGCGTTGGCTGGAGGAGACCCTTGGCGAGGAGGTGGAGCGCTGCCGGCCCGTGGGCGGCGGCTGCAGTCACAGCGCCTGGGCCCTGGAGCTCGCCGGTGGCGGTCGGGTGTTTGTCAAGACGAACCAGGCCCGGCTCCTGCCTGTGCTGGAGGCGGAGATGGAGGGCCTGCTGGCCCTGGGCGAGGCAGCCGCAGCGGAGCTGGTGGTGCCCAGGCCTCTGCACTGCGCGCTGGCGGGCTCCCAGTCCCTGCTGGTGATCGACTGGCTGGACCTGAACCCTGGTGGAGCCGGCTCAGGTGCTGCCGGAGCAGCGGCCGATGAGTCTGATCTGGCCTGGGAGGCCGCCGGGGCGGCCCTGGCCCGCTTGCACCGTCGCAGTGCCTCCTCCGGCTCCCAGGGTTTCGGTTGGCCGCGGGACAACTACATCGGCAGCACCCCTCAGCCCAATCGCTGGAGCCAGGACTGGGGGCGCTTCTTTGCCGAGCAGCGCCTGGGACCGCAGCTGAAGTTCGCCGAGAGCTCGGGCCGGCGTCTGAAGGGAAGCCGGAAGCTGCTGGAGTTCACCCCGCAGTGGCTGAATGGCCATGGCGCCGTTCCCTGTCTGGTCCACGGTGACCTCTGGGGTGGCAATGCCGCCCGGATGGCCCCCGGCTCGATCGCCCCGGGCTCGGCAGGGGTGGCTCTGTTTGATCCAGCGGTCTACCGGGGGGACAGGGAAGTCGATCTGGCCATGGCCCAGCTCTTCGGTGGGTTCCCGCCTGCCTTCTTCAGCGGCTACGAGGGGGAATGGCCCAGGCCTGCCGGCCATTCCCGGCGTCGCCGCCTCTACGACCTCTATCACCTGCTGAACCACGCCAACCTGTTCGGCGGGGGGTACTGGGGACAGGCCCAGGCCCTGATCGACGAGCTGGTGGCCTGA
- a CDS encoding helicase, with the protein MLEARAHQQLKQLLLKEGGIRWPHHLTMSRLVARSLRRADHTLVRLAPGSDPDWLVGLLVPLALGEAAIALVVSDPLRRRLQQVEIPRLKAVGLQLPCWEGSTGAPAEAPLWLLNHAELELAWRQGQLGERQLVVPEAERLHQQLRQALDRPIEIGDWERLRRVLPSAEPSLLVLHERMSRRIFAHPATPSGLVPISPEEEAPLRHLLALLGPLPEVWQLWRSAVGPGWASWASVDRELLQWRLHRQPLEPLEAMEGLLHNRGAVLVGQFGRSAALAGINPQVSVNLSDPPLSDPMPLYAPLGQPFPNSPHFGTHLLDHSRRLVLGQSGLTIVLVDEHSQRLSLASSLAAEFGRRVGHETTAPESNGVICCGWQWWLDHQGRLPLPRQVIVGPLPIASLEDPLTAARVNRLRQAGRDWFRELLLPEAMTRLQLALAGLRRSGGRLAVLDGRLRSRSWGHQVLSALEPWVALNRLLPL; encoded by the coding sequence ATGTTGGAAGCCCGCGCCCACCAGCAGCTCAAGCAGCTCCTGCTCAAGGAGGGCGGCATCCGCTGGCCGCACCACCTGACCATGAGTCGGCTGGTGGCACGCAGCCTGCGGCGCGCCGATCACACCCTGGTGCGCCTGGCCCCGGGCAGCGACCCCGACTGGCTGGTGGGGCTGCTGGTCCCCCTGGCCCTCGGGGAAGCGGCGATCGCCCTGGTGGTGAGTGACCCCCTGCGCCGCCGCCTGCAGCAGGTGGAGATACCCAGGCTGAAGGCCGTGGGCCTGCAACTGCCCTGCTGGGAAGGATCCACCGGCGCCCCCGCCGAGGCCCCCCTCTGGCTGCTCAATCACGCGGAGCTGGAGCTGGCCTGGCGCCAGGGCCAGCTGGGGGAGCGGCAACTCGTCGTTCCGGAGGCCGAACGGCTGCACCAGCAGTTGCGCCAGGCCCTCGATCGTCCGATCGAGATCGGCGACTGGGAGCGGCTGCGCCGGGTGTTGCCGAGCGCCGAACCCAGCCTGCTGGTCCTGCATGAGCGTATGAGCCGAAGAATCTTCGCTCATCCCGCCACCCCTTCCGGACTGGTGCCGATCAGTCCCGAGGAGGAAGCTCCTCTGCGGCACCTGCTGGCGCTGCTTGGGCCGTTGCCGGAGGTCTGGCAACTCTGGCGGTCAGCCGTCGGACCAGGCTGGGCCAGCTGGGCCAGCGTCGACCGGGAGCTGCTGCAGTGGCGCCTGCACCGCCAGCCACTCGAGCCGCTGGAGGCCATGGAGGGCCTGCTCCACAACCGCGGCGCCGTGCTGGTGGGCCAGTTCGGGCGCAGTGCCGCCCTGGCCGGCATCAACCCTCAGGTGAGCGTGAACCTCTCGGATCCGCCCCTCTCCGATCCGATGCCCCTGTACGCGCCCCTGGGCCAGCCCTTCCCCAACAGTCCGCACTTCGGCACCCATCTGCTCGATCACAGCCGGAGGCTGGTGCTGGGCCAGAGCGGCCTGACGATCGTGCTGGTGGATGAACACTCCCAGCGGCTCAGCCTCGCCAGCTCCCTGGCGGCGGAGTTCGGCCGCCGGGTGGGCCACGAAACCACCGCACCGGAGAGCAATGGGGTGATCTGCTGCGGCTGGCAATGGTGGCTGGATCACCAGGGTCGACTGCCCCTGCCGCGCCAGGTGATCGTCGGTCCACTGCCGATCGCCAGCCTCGAAGACCCGCTCACGGCCGCCCGGGTCAACCGGCTGCGCCAGGCCGGCCGCGACTGGTTCCGGGAGCTGCTTCTGCCGGAGGCCATGACCCGTCTCCAGCTGGCGCTGGCGGGGCTGCGCCGGAGCGGGGGGCGGCTGGCGGTGCTGGACGGACGCCTGCGCAGCCGCAGCTGGGGGCACCAGGTCCTCAGCGCCCTGGAGCCATGGGTGGCCCTGAACAGGTTGCTGCCGCTCTGA
- a CDS encoding DUF1815 family protein, whose translation MFPRLAEQYRSVVLDLVMSLQALANSLQRKGLVATCYVCGDGRDGHGASFVADLGDAHMVRFLVSDFGISWVESRNGCELVKLEGAEAIQELQRVATFLQQAQPPARGPTAPGHEPEASRLEAPLI comes from the coding sequence ATGTTTCCCCGCCTCGCTGAGCAGTACCGCTCCGTGGTGCTGGACCTGGTGATGAGCCTGCAGGCCCTGGCCAACAGTCTGCAGCGCAAAGGCCTCGTGGCCACCTGCTACGTCTGCGGTGATGGCCGTGATGGCCACGGAGCTTCTTTCGTGGCCGACCTCGGGGATGCCCACATGGTGCGCTTTCTGGTCTCCGATTTCGGAATCAGCTGGGTGGAATCACGCAACGGCTGCGAACTGGTGAAACTTGAAGGCGCCGAGGCCATCCAGGAACTTCAGCGGGTCGCCACCTTCCTGCAACAGGCCCAGCCACCCGCGCGAGGTCCTACTGCCCCCGGGCACGAGCCCGAGGCCAGCAGACTGGAAGCGCCTCTGATCTGA
- a CDS encoding CAAD domain-containing protein yields the protein MSDATTEQEPTTSEAGTSWAESEAGTNFSERYGEILSKVNTTLDQVDWSQVSRIGKGVGILLAVIVAQVLIKGVLDTINLLPVVPGLLELLGLVVVGQWSWKNLSTSEKRAGVVSQFQTLRQEYLG from the coding sequence ATGAGCGACGCAACCACCGAACAGGAGCCGACGACCAGCGAGGCCGGCACTTCATGGGCGGAGAGCGAAGCTGGCACCAACTTCAGCGAGCGCTACGGCGAGATCCTCTCCAAGGTCAACACGACCCTGGATCAGGTGGACTGGTCGCAGGTCAGCCGGATCGGCAAGGGTGTCGGCATCCTGCTGGCGGTGATCGTGGCCCAGGTGCTGATCAAGGGGGTGCTCGACACCATCAACCTGCTGCCAGTGGTGCCAGGCCTGCTTGAACTTCTCGGTCTGGTGGTGGTCGGCCAATGGAGCTGGAAGAACCTCAGCACCAGCGAGAAGCGCGCTGGTGTTGTCTCCCAGTTCCAGACCCTGCGTCAGGAATACCTGGGCTGA